Proteins from one Flavobacterium sp. N2038 genomic window:
- the ygiD gene encoding 4,5-DOPA dioxygenase extradiol: protein MTTLNDLHSISSTFSNTDKMPVLFLGHGSPMNAIEENQFVTGFRDLAKTLPQPNAILCVSAHWFTNGTKVTSMAMPRTIHDFGGFPQALFDVQYPAKGSPELALETKKILDPVLVDLDEHWGLDHGAWSVIKHLYPNADVPVIQLSIDYTKSGQYHFELAQKLQALRYKGVLIIGSGNIVHNLRMVDFRNFDKDNYGYDWAIEARETVNNYLLDGNFQPLIDFEKLNKAVQLAIPTPDHYLPLLYTLGLKDKNDELELFNDKLLAGSLSMTSVKIL, encoded by the coding sequence ATGACAACACTAAACGACTTACATTCGATTTCGTCTACGTTTTCGAATACAGATAAAATGCCGGTTTTGTTTTTAGGACACGGCAGCCCAATGAACGCAATCGAAGAAAATCAGTTTGTGACAGGTTTTCGTGATTTGGCCAAAACTTTACCCCAGCCAAATGCCATTTTATGTGTTTCGGCACATTGGTTTACAAATGGTACAAAAGTAACTTCTATGGCGATGCCAAGGACTATTCATGATTTTGGAGGTTTCCCGCAAGCCCTTTTTGATGTGCAATATCCGGCAAAAGGAAGTCCTGAGCTGGCTCTGGAAACCAAAAAAATACTAGATCCTGTATTAGTAGATTTAGATGAACATTGGGGTCTGGATCATGGCGCGTGGAGTGTAATTAAACATTTGTATCCAAATGCAGATGTTCCCGTAATTCAGTTGAGTATTGACTATACCAAATCAGGGCAATATCATTTTGAATTGGCACAGAAATTACAAGCTTTAAGATATAAAGGTGTTTTGATTATTGGGAGTGGAAACATTGTGCATAATCTTAGAATGGTAGATTTTAGAAATTTTGATAAAGATAATTATGGTTACGATTGGGCAATTGAAGCACGAGAAACAGTCAATAATTATTTGTTAGACGGAAATTTCCAGCCTTTGATTGATTTTGAAAAACTAAATAAAGCCGTTCAATTAGCAATTCCAACTCCGGATCATTATTTGCCTCTGTTGTATACTTTAGGTCTAAAAGATAAAAACGATGAATTGGAATTGTTTAATGATAAACTTTTGGCGGGTTCTTTAAGTATGACTTCAGTAAAAATATTGTAA
- a CDS encoding class I SAM-dependent methyltransferase gives MNPNKALWEKGDFTRVAESMRESGAELVAKIGIKENSNVLDLGCGDGTTAIPSAKLGANVLGVDIARNLVEAGNLRAKKEGLVNIVFKEGDATDLNELKNQSYDVTMSIFGAMFAPKPFDVAKEMVRVTRPGGKIIMGNWIPGDPTLVAQILKISSEFTPPPPEGFISPMLWGIEDNVIDRFTNAGILKENISFDRDTFTFKAAFPPSEWLDRLKNYYGPTMNAFEAAEQNGKTSDLYAKLEGLVNSQNKSDDENSTLIPATYLRVTVLV, from the coding sequence ATGAATCCAAACAAAGCATTATGGGAAAAGGGCGATTTTACACGCGTTGCAGAATCTATGAGAGAAAGTGGTGCGGAATTGGTTGCCAAAATTGGAATTAAAGAAAATAGTAACGTTTTAGATCTCGGCTGTGGCGATGGTACTACCGCAATACCTTCGGCGAAATTAGGAGCCAATGTTTTAGGCGTTGATATAGCAAGAAATTTAGTTGAAGCGGGTAATCTTCGAGCAAAAAAAGAAGGATTGGTTAATATAGTATTTAAAGAAGGTGACGCAACCGATTTGAATGAATTGAAAAATCAATCTTACGATGTTACAATGAGCATTTTTGGAGCAATGTTTGCACCAAAACCGTTTGATGTTGCTAAAGAAATGGTTCGTGTCACACGACCTGGAGGTAAAATTATTATGGGGAATTGGATACCAGGAGATCCAACGTTGGTTGCACAAATTTTGAAGATTAGCTCTGAATTTACGCCGCCACCTCCTGAGGGTTTTATAAGTCCAATGCTTTGGGGTATTGAGGATAACGTAATCGATAGATTCACAAATGCGGGTATTCTTAAAGAAAATATTTCTTTTGATAGAGATACCTTTACATTTAAAGCAGCATTCCCACCATCGGAGTGGCTGGATCGATTAAAAAATTATTATGGTCCAACTATGAATGCTTTTGAAGCTGCAGAACAAAATGGGAAAACTTCTGATTTGTATGCTAAACTTGAAGGTTTAGTTAATAGCCAAAACAAAAGTGATGACGAAAATTCTACATTAATTCCCGCAACTTATCTTCGTGTCACAGTTTTGGTTTGA
- a CDS encoding PQQ-binding-like beta-propeller repeat protein, with translation MHYIYKKKDIMKKALILLLFLVNLGFNYSALSQNKSKTINAFSNRLFNGKGYQPLADLKWKFKTNGKIFSSPIAQNGIVYIGSEDGFLYAIEEQSGKQKWKFKTNGAIHSSASISKNIVYIGSFDGYYYAVNATTGKQIWKFKTKGEHWYGEIGMWGMKPNDMLMNDLWDFYLSSPVIFKNQNTALVIFGSSDGNMYAVDSKNGTLKWTFKANEPIHTTPVIEKESLYFGGWNGIFYALNCKTGKERWRFSTDVKTGFKGIQASAVVANGLVYFGARDPYLFALNAETGKLVWKYNAENSWILSSAAVKDNTVYVGTSDTYALLALDAKTGQEKYRFKGNGYIYSSPAISGNTVYFGDFSGNFFALNLFSNGKESSFVSTENRKKYSSEILNNNHLDFAHASKDADLSIYAENQKVMDEFYKLGPIVSSPFINNNTIYFGSADGYIYAYNLKGE, from the coding sequence ATGCATTATATTTATAAGAAAAAAGACATCATGAAAAAAGCATTGATTTTGTTACTGTTTTTAGTGAATTTAGGTTTTAATTATTCGGCTTTGAGTCAAAATAAAAGCAAGACAATCAACGCATTTTCAAATAGACTTTTTAACGGAAAAGGATACCAGCCCTTAGCAGATTTAAAGTGGAAATTTAAAACCAATGGTAAAATTTTCTCTTCTCCCATTGCTCAAAACGGAATTGTTTACATTGGAAGCGAAGATGGGTTTCTTTATGCAATTGAAGAGCAATCGGGCAAACAAAAATGGAAGTTTAAAACAAATGGAGCAATTCATAGTTCTGCCAGTATTTCTAAAAACATAGTTTATATTGGAAGTTTTGACGGGTATTATTATGCTGTAAATGCAACAACCGGAAAGCAAATCTGGAAATTCAAAACCAAAGGGGAACATTGGTATGGAGAAATTGGAATGTGGGGCATGAAACCAAACGATATGCTAATGAATGATTTATGGGATTTTTATTTATCATCTCCCGTTATTTTCAAAAACCAAAATACAGCCTTAGTCATTTTTGGAAGCAGTGACGGAAATATGTATGCAGTTGATTCCAAAAATGGCACTTTAAAATGGACTTTCAAAGCCAATGAACCAATACACACTACTCCTGTTATTGAAAAAGAAAGTTTGTATTTTGGCGGATGGAATGGGATTTTCTATGCTTTAAACTGTAAAACAGGAAAAGAAAGATGGCGATTTTCAACTGATGTCAAAACCGGCTTCAAAGGCATCCAGGCTTCTGCTGTAGTTGCAAATGGACTGGTTTATTTTGGAGCAAGAGATCCTTATTTATTTGCACTTAATGCCGAAACCGGGAAATTAGTCTGGAAATACAATGCCGAAAATTCATGGATTTTGAGCTCGGCTGCTGTAAAAGATAACACAGTTTATGTTGGAACTTCTGATACGTATGCATTATTAGCCCTTGATGCAAAAACCGGACAGGAAAAATACAGGTTTAAAGGAAATGGCTATATATATTCATCACCTGCAATATCAGGAAATACGGTGTATTTTGGAGATTTTAGCGGTAATTTTTTCGCTTTAAACTTATTTTCAAACGGAAAAGAATCTTCTTTTGTAAGTACTGAAAACAGAAAAAAATACTCCTCTGAAATTCTAAACAACAATCATCTTGACTTTGCTCATGCTTCTAAAGATGCCGATTTATCGATCTATGCTGAAAACCAAAAAGTAATGGATGAATTTTATAAACTAGGACCAATTGTTTCATCTCCATTTATAAACAATAATACTATTTATTTTGGAAGCGCAGATGGTTATATATATGCTTATAATTTAAAAGGAGAATAG
- the kdsB gene encoding 3-deoxy-manno-octulosonate cytidylyltransferase, with amino-acid sequence MKIIAVIPARYASTRFPAKLMQDLGGKTVILRTYEAAVSTNLFDDVFVVTDSDLIFDEIVSNGGKAIMSIKEHESGSDRIAEAVANLDVDIVVNVQGDEPFTEAGPLEQVLSVFKSDKEKKIDLASLMREITNEDEINNPNNVKVVVDQSQFALYFSRSVIPYPREKDAGVRYFQHIGIYAFRKQALLDFYSLPMKSLEASEKLEQLRYLEFGKRIKMVETTHVGIGIDTAEDLEKARAMLKDI; translated from the coding sequence ATGAAAATAATAGCGGTTATTCCGGCTCGATATGCTTCAACACGTTTTCCTGCAAAGCTGATGCAGGATTTAGGAGGTAAAACGGTAATTCTTAGAACATATGAAGCTGCGGTTTCTACGAATTTATTTGATGATGTATTTGTTGTAACTGATTCTGATTTGATTTTTGATGAAATTGTATCAAATGGCGGAAAAGCAATTATGAGTATTAAAGAACACGAATCTGGAAGTGATCGTATTGCTGAAGCAGTTGCAAATCTCGATGTTGATATTGTGGTAAATGTTCAGGGTGATGAGCCTTTTACAGAAGCCGGACCATTAGAACAGGTTTTGTCTGTTTTTAAAAGCGATAAAGAGAAAAAGATTGATTTGGCTTCGCTAATGCGTGAAATCACAAACGAAGACGAAATCAATAACCCGAATAATGTAAAAGTTGTGGTCGATCAATCACAATTTGCACTTTATTTTTCCAGATCTGTAATTCCGTATCCAAGAGAGAAAGATGCCGGAGTTCGATATTTTCAGCATATTGGAATTTATGCGTTTAGAAAACAGGCTTTGCTGGATTTCTACAGTCTTCCGATGAAATCACTGGAAGCTTCTGAGAAGTTGGAGCAGTTACGTTATTTAGAATTTGGAAAACGTATTAAAATGGTTGAAACTACTCATGTTGGAATCGGAATTGATACGGCTGAAGATTTAGAGAAAGCGAGAGCAATGTTGAAAGATATCTAA
- a CDS encoding thiamine pyrophosphate-dependent enzyme: MIKEKNNTTLTFEDFKTEVLNDYRIAVTSRECSLLGRKEVLTGKAKFGIFGDGKEVPQLAMAKAFKNGDFRSGYYRDQTFMMAIGELTPKQFFAGLYGHTDLDFDPMSAGRQMGGHFVTHSLNEDGSWKDLTKQKNSSSDISPTAGQMPRLLGLAQASKIYRNVDGITIKDKFTVNGNEVAWGTIGNASTSEGLFFETINAAGVLQVPMVMSVWDDEYGISVHARHQTTKENISEILKGYQRDEDAKGYEIFRVKGWDYAELVSTYERAGAIAREEHIPVLIHVNELTQPQGHSTSGSHERYKNAERLAWERDFDCIRQMRLWMIAINIASPEELSEIDFELKNEVLQAKKDAWNSFINPIIEDQKSLLALLEQIAEASINHKDRIRKYISELNAIKAPLKKELLVYARKILRFIEVPNSKTLLAEWITDYIKITQEKFSSNLHSNSESNVFSVKKVLPEYAENAKPDSDGRMILRDNFDALFSKYPETLIFGEDVGNIGDVNQGLEGMQEKYGELRVADVGIREATILGQGIGMALRGLRPIAEIQYLDYLLYAIQIMSDDLATLQYRTVGKQKAPLIIRTRGHRLEGIWHSGSPMGMIINAIRGIHVLVPRDMTQAAGFYNTLLECDEPALVIECLNGYRLKEKTPLNFGEFKTPIGVVETLKEGADITLVSYGSTLRLVHQAANELLDLGIDCEVIDVQSLLPFDINKDIVKSIAKTNRLLVIDEDVPGGASAYIMQQILEEQDAYKYLDSKPQTLAAKAHRPAYGTDGDYFSKPSAEDIFEKIYSMMNEVNPSKYPSLY; encoded by the coding sequence ATGATAAAAGAAAAAAACAATACTACTTTAACGTTTGAAGATTTCAAAACTGAAGTATTGAACGACTACAGAATTGCAGTAACTAGCCGTGAATGTAGTCTTTTAGGTCGTAAAGAAGTACTAACTGGTAAAGCCAAATTTGGAATATTTGGCGACGGAAAAGAAGTACCGCAGCTTGCCATGGCAAAAGCTTTTAAAAATGGCGATTTCCGATCTGGATACTATCGTGATCAGACTTTTATGATGGCGATTGGCGAATTGACTCCAAAACAATTTTTCGCTGGTTTATACGGTCACACCGATTTAGATTTTGATCCAATGTCTGCCGGAAGACAAATGGGCGGACACTTTGTAACGCACAGTTTAAACGAAGACGGATCATGGAAAGATCTAACAAAACAAAAAAATTCAAGCTCAGATATATCTCCTACAGCAGGACAAATGCCTAGATTACTAGGTTTGGCTCAGGCTTCAAAAATTTACAGAAACGTTGATGGAATCACCATCAAAGACAAATTTACTGTAAATGGAAACGAAGTTGCCTGGGGAACTATAGGAAACGCCAGTACATCTGAAGGTTTGTTTTTTGAAACTATAAATGCTGCCGGAGTTTTACAGGTTCCGATGGTTATGAGTGTTTGGGATGATGAGTATGGAATCTCTGTACACGCAAGACACCAAACAACAAAAGAAAACATTTCTGAAATCTTAAAAGGTTATCAGAGAGATGAAGATGCAAAAGGTTACGAAATTTTCAGAGTTAAAGGATGGGATTATGCCGAACTGGTTTCTACTTATGAAAGAGCCGGAGCTATCGCACGAGAAGAACATATTCCGGTTTTAATTCACGTAAACGAATTAACTCAACCTCAGGGACACTCTACTTCTGGTTCTCATGAACGTTACAAAAATGCAGAAAGACTGGCCTGGGAAAGAGATTTTGATTGTATTCGTCAAATGCGTTTATGGATGATTGCTATTAATATTGCATCTCCAGAAGAACTTTCTGAAATTGATTTTGAATTAAAAAATGAAGTACTGCAGGCAAAAAAAGATGCCTGGAACTCCTTTATCAATCCAATTATAGAAGATCAAAAAAGTCTTCTGGCTTTATTAGAACAAATTGCTGAAGCAAGTATCAATCATAAAGACAGAATTAGAAAATACATTTCTGAATTAAATGCTATTAAAGCCCCTTTAAAAAAGGAATTACTGGTTTATGCGCGTAAGATTTTACGTTTTATCGAAGTTCCAAACAGCAAGACTTTATTAGCAGAATGGATTACCGATTATATTAAAATTACACAGGAGAAATTCAGTAGTAATTTACACTCTAATTCAGAGTCAAATGTTTTTTCTGTTAAAAAGGTACTTCCTGAATATGCCGAAAATGCAAAACCGGATTCTGATGGACGAATGATTTTACGTGATAACTTTGATGCTTTATTTTCTAAATATCCTGAAACCTTAATTTTTGGTGAAGATGTTGGAAACATTGGTGACGTAAACCAAGGTCTGGAAGGAATGCAGGAGAAATATGGCGAACTTCGTGTTGCCGATGTTGGTATTCGTGAGGCAACTATTCTGGGTCAGGGAATTGGAATGGCATTGAGAGGTTTACGTCCAATTGCTGAAATTCAATATTTAGACTATTTATTGTACGCCATTCAGATCATGAGTGATGATTTGGCTACATTACAATACAGAACTGTTGGAAAACAAAAAGCACCATTAATTATCAGAACCCGTGGACATCGTTTAGAAGGTATCTGGCATTCTGGTTCACCAATGGGAATGATCATCAATGCTATTCGCGGAATTCATGTTTTGGTTCCAAGAGATATGACTCAGGCTGCAGGATTCTACAATACGCTTTTAGAGTGTGATGAACCAGCTTTAGTTATTGAATGTTTAAATGGTTACCGCTTAAAAGAGAAAACACCTTTGAATTTTGGTGAATTTAAAACCCCAATTGGTGTTGTTGAAACATTAAAAGAAGGTGCAGATATTACTTTGGTTTCTTACGGTTCAACTTTAAGATTGGTACATCAGGCTGCAAATGAACTTTTAGACTTAGGAATTGACTGTGAAGTTATCGACGTTCAATCTTTACTTCCTTTTGACATAAATAAAGACATTGTAAAAAGTATTGCAAAAACAAATCGTCTTTTAGTAATCGACGAAGATGTTCCTGGCGGAGCTTCTGCTTACATTATGCAACAAATTCTTGAGGAACAAGATGCTTACAAATATCTTGACAGCAAACCACAAACTCTTGCTGCAAAAGCTCACAGACCAGCTTATGGTACCGATGGAGACTATTTCTCAAAACCTTCTGCCGAAGATATTTTTGAAAAAATCTACAGTATGATGAATGAAGTTAATCCTTCTAAATATCCTAGTTTATACTAA
- a CDS encoding aminopeptidase, producing MDVAVNLELKTLNVRQDITYINTSNDNLDYIVLNDWNNAFSNKNTPLAKRFSDEFYRGFHLAKETERGNTTILSLTDSNLIALEWERTEKNPDYITVKLNRKLQPGEQIDLHITYILKIPSDKFTHYGYNGNGMNLKNWFLSPARFENHDFIKNSNFNLDDIANAVMDFNVEIKVPNSHSVITDLNSVSKDISNSTFTNYLFSGKNRTDFSLIIEKQNNFRSYNNGTIEVLSDLKNKKISEIQKAIVIDRVAKFANDFIGQYPHQKITVSQADYDRNPFYGLNQLPSFISPFTDEFMFEITFFKTYLNNYLKNSLRLDPRKDNWVYDGIQIYTMMKYMEENHLDEKMLGRLSEMKLFKSYNITNLTFNEQYSYYYMLMARKNLDQPLGDPKNTLIKFNEQIASKYRAGLSLSYLDDYLNHNIVPESISEFYNLNKTEQTNRYDFEKILIKKAPKNIDWFFKTIIDSRDIIDYKFGHVSRTADSIQFTIKNKTGIYAPIPIYGVKKKDVVFKKWIEPTKADSVYQFDRKNADKIVINYDNEVPEFNQRNNWKSLKSIAITNRPIKFNFAKDLEDPYYNQILYIPTLTYNYYDGFTPGIRFHNKTILDKPFNFDINPAYSIKAGTISGSSAFSWSQYYRNSTLYNVKYSISQNYYHYAPDATYLRLNPMVQFRIREENFRDNRKQIILLRQVIVNREESEFITDNSKPNYSVFNARYANTKTELIDHFSFMTDVQFSGDFGKLSGEVEYRRLFENNRKLNVRLYAGSFLYNSTNSDYFSFGLDRPTDYLFDYNFYGRSESTGFFSQQYIMAEGGFKSKLEPGYANQWMATLNGSYAIWNWIEVYGDVGFLKNKHQKEFFAYDSGIRLNLVQDYFEFYFPVYSNNGWEITQNKYNEKIRFVITFSPKTLVNLFTRKWL from the coding sequence ATGGATGTAGCGGTAAATCTTGAGCTTAAAACTCTGAACGTAAGACAGGATATTACATATATCAACACCTCTAATGATAATCTTGATTATATTGTTCTGAACGATTGGAACAATGCTTTTTCTAATAAAAATACACCACTGGCTAAACGCTTTTCTGATGAGTTCTACAGAGGATTTCATTTAGCAAAAGAAACCGAAAGAGGAAACACAACCATTTTAAGTCTTACCGATTCAAATTTAATAGCACTTGAATGGGAAAGAACAGAAAAAAATCCTGATTATATTACCGTAAAATTAAATCGAAAACTGCAACCGGGAGAACAAATCGATTTACATATTACTTACATCCTAAAAATTCCAAGTGATAAATTTACCCATTATGGCTATAATGGAAATGGAATGAACTTAAAAAACTGGTTTTTAAGCCCTGCGCGTTTTGAGAATCATGATTTCATTAAAAACAGTAATTTTAATCTGGATGACATTGCCAATGCCGTAATGGATTTTAATGTTGAAATAAAAGTTCCGAACAGCCATTCTGTGATAACAGATTTAAATTCAGTTTCAAAAGACATTTCAAATTCGACTTTTACTAATTATTTGTTCTCAGGAAAAAACAGAACTGATTTTAGTTTAATTATCGAAAAACAAAATAATTTCAGGAGTTATAACAACGGAACAATTGAAGTTTTATCTGATTTAAAGAATAAAAAAATCAGTGAAATTCAAAAAGCAATTGTTATAGACAGAGTTGCAAAATTCGCCAATGATTTTATCGGACAATATCCACATCAAAAAATTACGGTTTCACAAGCAGATTATGACCGAAATCCATTCTATGGATTAAATCAGCTGCCTTCATTTATTAGTCCGTTTACAGATGAGTTTATGTTTGAAATCACTTTCTTTAAAACGTATCTGAATAATTATTTAAAGAACAGCTTAAGACTAGATCCTCGAAAAGATAATTGGGTTTATGACGGGATTCAGATTTATACCATGATGAAATACATGGAGGAAAATCATCTGGATGAAAAAATGCTGGGTAGACTTTCTGAAATGAAACTCTTTAAAAGCTACAATATAACCAATCTGACTTTTAATGAGCAATACAGCTATTATTATATGTTAATGGCTCGTAAAAATCTGGATCAGCCTTTGGGAGATCCAAAAAACACTTTGATAAAGTTTAATGAACAAATTGCCAGTAAATATCGCGCCGGTTTAAGCTTAAGTTATTTAGATGATTATTTAAACCATAATATTGTTCCCGAGAGTATTTCTGAGTTTTATAATCTAAATAAAACAGAGCAGACAAATAGATATGATTTTGAAAAGATTCTGATAAAAAAAGCACCAAAAAATATTGACTGGTTCTTTAAGACCATTATTGATTCAAGAGATATTATTGACTATAAATTTGGGCACGTTTCCCGAACAGCAGACAGTATACAATTCACCATAAAAAACAAAACCGGTATTTATGCGCCAATTCCAATCTATGGAGTAAAAAAGAAAGATGTTGTTTTTAAAAAATGGATTGAGCCAACAAAAGCAGATTCTGTTTATCAATTTGATCGAAAAAATGCGGATAAAATTGTCATAAACTATGATAATGAAGTTCCTGAATTTAATCAAAGAAACAACTGGAAGTCTTTAAAAAGTATTGCGATTACCAATCGTCCGATAAAATTCAATTTTGCAAAAGATTTAGAGGATCCATACTACAATCAGATATTATATATACCAACATTAACGTATAATTACTATGATGGTTTTACACCGGGAATTCGCTTTCATAACAAAACAATTCTCGACAAGCCTTTTAATTTTGATATAAATCCTGCCTATTCAATTAAAGCAGGGACAATATCAGGATCTTCGGCTTTTTCATGGAGTCAGTATTATCGTAATAGTACACTTTATAATGTAAAATATTCAATCAGTCAAAATTATTACCACTACGCTCCCGATGCCACCTATTTGCGCTTAAACCCAATGGTGCAGTTTCGCATTCGTGAAGAAAACTTTAGAGATAACAGAAAGCAGATTATTTTATTGAGACAGGTTATTGTAAACAGGGAAGAAAGTGAATTTATTACTGATAATTCTAAACCTAATTATTCTGTTTTTAATGCCCGTTATGCCAACACAAAAACAGAGCTGATAGATCATTTTAGTTTTATGACTGATGTACAATTTTCCGGTGACTTCGGGAAATTATCCGGAGAAGTAGAATACAGAAGACTATTTGAAAATAACCGAAAATTAAATGTGCGTTTATATGCCGGAAGCTTTCTGTATAACAGCACAAATTCAGATTATTTTAGCTTTGGCTTAGACAGACCAACGGATTATCTTTTTGATTATAATTTTTACGGAAGATCAGAAAGTACCGGTTTTTTCAGCCAGCAATATATTATGGCCGAAGGAGGTTTTAAATCAAAACTGGAACCGGGGTACGCCAATCAATGGATGGCAACCCTGAATGGAAGCTACGCTATTTGGAACTGGATTGAAGTTTACGGAGATGTTGGTTTCTTAAAAAACAAGCATCAAAAAGAGTTTTTTGCCTACGATAGCGGAATTCGTTTAAATTTAGTTCAGGATTACTTTGAATTTTATTTTCCGGTCTACTCAAATAACGGATGGGAGATTACTCAAAATAAATACAACGAAAAAATTAGATTTGTGATTACTTTCTCACCAAAAACATTAGTCAATCTTTTTACCCGAAAATGGCTTTAA
- a CDS encoding TIGR00730 family Rossman fold protein — translation MRLEDFDNDEDKVIQDSLKQKTWNEIRTNDSWAIFKIMSEFVNGYESMGRIGPCVSIFGSARTKPDDKYYLLAEKIAFKISKAGYGVITGGGPGIMEAGNKGAHLGGGTSVGLNIELPFEQHFNPYIDHDKNLNFDYFFVRKVMFVKYSQGFVVMPGGFGTLDEMFEAITLIQTKKIGKFPIILVGVEFWSGLFEWVKTVLVEKMHTVSPEDLNLFKIVDTEDEVVDVLDKFYKKYDLSPNF, via the coding sequence ATGAGATTAGAAGATTTTGATAATGATGAAGACAAAGTAATTCAGGATAGTTTAAAACAAAAGACCTGGAATGAAATTAGAACCAATGACAGTTGGGCAATTTTTAAAATTATGTCTGAGTTTGTAAACGGTTACGAAAGCATGGGCCGTATTGGGCCGTGTGTATCTATTTTTGGATCGGCACGTACAAAACCAGATGACAAATATTACTTACTGGCTGAAAAAATTGCTTTTAAAATCAGTAAAGCGGGATATGGCGTAATTACGGGAGGAGGCCCGGGAATTATGGAAGCTGGAAATAAAGGTGCACATTTAGGCGGCGGAACTTCTGTTGGTTTAAATATTGAATTGCCTTTTGAACAGCATTTTAATCCCTATATTGATCATGATAAAAACCTGAATTTTGACTATTTCTTTGTGAGAAAAGTAATGTTTGTTAAATATTCTCAGGGATTTGTGGTTATGCCTGGAGGTTTTGGAACTTTAGACGAAATGTTTGAGGCAATTACTTTAATTCAAACCAAAAAAATTGGAAAATTTCCAATTATATTAGTTGGAGTTGAATTTTGGTCTGGTTTATTTGAATGGGTAAAAACAGTTTTAGTCGAAAAAATGCACACTGTAAGTCCTGAAGATTTAAACTTATTTAAAATTGTAGATACAGAAGATGAAGTAGTAGACGTTTTGGATAAATTCTACAAGAAATACGATTTGAGTCCAAATTTCTAA